A window from Polyangium spumosum encodes these proteins:
- a CDS encoding imelysin family protein — MQNHSQVSARPPRRWLRGGSVARTLLGGLFAIGLVAGCERIAFYSTSQKAPDSNASSSSTTTGGSTGDQDSGATAVTRAMLLDAIATCNLDLLDEFQKAAQELDAAAAEAKQDPAARPKAQAAWTKAIDIWQRAEPFAFGPAGPTNTPGSQGLRDTIYSWPLVSRCLVEQNIVSKAYEAPTFGTTALINMRGLAAAEYLLFYTGTDNACSPASAINSSGSWAALSADELAARKAAYASSVSTGVAAMAGKLLAAWRPDEGNFDAQFRNPGKSGSAYTTEQMALNAVSDAMFHMEVHVKDQKLARPLGIMNCEAATCPEAVESRFAGRSRTHVRNNLVGFRMLMSGCNDGEGVGFDDVLVSLGATALAEKMSADVNGAITAADAIPVEDLAQAIAQNPESVEQLHAAVKRITDSLKTEFVTVLDLELPKLLEGDND; from the coding sequence ATGCAGAACCATTCGCAGGTGAGCGCTCGGCCGCCCAGGAGGTGGCTGCGAGGCGGGAGCGTCGCGCGGACGCTCCTCGGGGGACTCTTCGCCATCGGCCTCGTCGCGGGCTGCGAGCGAATCGCGTTTTATTCGACGAGCCAGAAAGCGCCGGACTCGAACGCGAGCTCCTCCTCGACCACGACCGGCGGCAGCACCGGCGATCAGGACAGCGGGGCGACGGCCGTGACCCGGGCGATGCTGCTCGACGCGATTGCCACGTGTAACCTCGACCTCCTCGACGAATTTCAGAAGGCGGCCCAGGAGCTCGACGCCGCCGCGGCCGAGGCCAAGCAGGACCCCGCCGCCCGCCCGAAGGCCCAGGCCGCCTGGACGAAGGCCATCGATATCTGGCAACGCGCCGAGCCCTTCGCGTTCGGCCCCGCCGGCCCCACGAACACGCCCGGCAGCCAGGGGCTGCGCGACACCATTTACTCCTGGCCGCTCGTGAGCCGCTGCCTCGTCGAGCAAAACATCGTCTCGAAGGCCTACGAGGCCCCCACGTTCGGCACGACCGCGCTCATCAACATGCGCGGCCTCGCCGCCGCCGAATACCTCCTCTTCTACACGGGCACCGACAACGCCTGCAGCCCCGCCAGCGCCATCAATAGCTCCGGCTCGTGGGCCGCCCTGAGCGCGGACGAGCTCGCCGCACGGAAGGCCGCGTATGCCTCGTCCGTCTCGACCGGCGTCGCGGCGATGGCCGGAAAGCTCCTCGCCGCCTGGCGCCCGGACGAGGGGAATTTCGACGCGCAATTCAGGAACCCGGGCAAGAGCGGCTCGGCGTACACGACCGAGCAGATGGCCCTCAATGCGGTGAGCGACGCGATGTTCCACATGGAGGTCCACGTGAAGGACCAGAAGCTCGCGCGCCCGCTCGGCATCATGAATTGCGAGGCCGCGACCTGCCCCGAGGCCGTCGAATCACGCTTCGCCGGCCGGTCGAGGACACACGTGCGCAACAACCTCGTCGGCTTCCGCATGCTGATGAGCGGGTGCAACGACGGCGAAGGCGTGGGCTTCGACGACGTGCTCGTCTCGCTCGGCGCCACGGCGCTCGCCGAGAAGATGAGCGCCGACGTGAACGGGGCCATCACCGCGGCGGACGCGATACCGGTCGAGGATCTCGCTCAGGCCATCGCGCAGAACCCGGAGAGCGTCGAGCAGCTCCACGCCGCGGTGAAACGAATCACCGACAGCCTCAAGACCGAGTTCGTCACGGTGCTCGATCTCGAGCTCCCGAAGCTTTTGGAAGGCGACAATGACTGA
- a CDS encoding SBBP repeat-containing protein → MNANTGANRRALARRTFLAPLSGCLLLGALVVGCGDDAPTNPTGSGTGGQGATGGTGGTGGTGGTGGAGGMGGAGGAGGMGGAGGMGGAGGGGGAEAKPMTVPLSEMGHDRLYGVAFDSNGNIYVTGNSAPSTVADADFATVVAKYLPTGELDTTFGQNGIATHNVGVGTNGEVTRGIVVQSTGKIVVAGTVEHAGAADPRDRDIAVTRFNADGSLDTTFGTNGVALLDLSEGELVGNTFVADTQWGLNLYSDGRLLVSGAQKAPGRTDTDFAAVRLSADGVIDDAFGMNGVALLDIAQQNATPKGGRILANGSVILSGYNRDGDNIVSPVVYKLDSAGQLDPSFGTNGVFNQVVLASVAEAYDIVPQGENFVTAGYGSNGGGDNIDWLSLRITAAGQLDTTYGQNGYVRVDMFGNNDNSRALVALADNRLLLVGGGRPATDNIDAMVAVLQENGAVDEAFAPKGTKQYDLGGAADMFWGVALSPDQKTAAIVGTKAVGMGPGDDDGVLLILPVGN, encoded by the coding sequence ATGAACGCGAATACTGGTGCCAATCGACGCGCTCTCGCGCGCCGCACGTTCCTCGCCCCCCTCTCGGGCTGCCTTTTGCTCGGCGCGCTCGTGGTCGGGTGCGGCGACGACGCGCCGACGAACCCGACCGGCTCGGGGACGGGCGGTCAGGGCGCGACCGGCGGGACCGGCGGCACCGGCGGCACGGGAGGCACCGGCGGCGCGGGCGGAATGGGCGGCGCGGGCGGCGCGGGCGGAATGGGCGGCGCGGGCGGAATGGGCGGCGCCGGCGGCGGCGGCGGGGCCGAAGCCAAGCCCATGACCGTGCCCCTCTCGGAGATGGGTCACGATCGCCTGTACGGCGTGGCGTTCGATTCGAATGGCAACATCTACGTGACGGGGAACTCGGCGCCGAGCACGGTCGCGGACGCCGATTTCGCGACGGTCGTCGCGAAATACCTCCCGACGGGCGAGCTCGATACGACGTTCGGGCAAAACGGCATCGCGACCCACAACGTGGGCGTGGGGACGAACGGCGAGGTCACGCGCGGCATCGTCGTGCAATCGACGGGCAAGATCGTCGTCGCCGGCACGGTGGAGCACGCGGGCGCGGCGGACCCGCGGGACCGTGATATCGCGGTGACGCGGTTCAACGCCGACGGTTCGCTCGATACGACCTTCGGGACGAACGGCGTCGCGCTGCTCGACCTGAGCGAGGGCGAGCTCGTGGGCAATACGTTCGTCGCGGATACGCAGTGGGGCCTCAACCTTTACAGCGACGGTCGCCTGCTCGTGAGCGGCGCGCAGAAGGCGCCCGGCCGCACGGACACCGATTTCGCGGCCGTGCGCCTGAGCGCGGACGGGGTGATCGACGACGCGTTCGGCATGAACGGCGTCGCGCTTCTCGACATCGCGCAGCAGAACGCGACCCCGAAAGGGGGCCGGATCCTGGCCAACGGGAGCGTCATCCTCTCCGGGTACAACCGGGATGGCGACAACATCGTGAGCCCGGTCGTTTACAAGCTCGACAGCGCCGGCCAGCTCGATCCGAGCTTCGGCACGAACGGCGTCTTCAATCAGGTCGTGCTCGCCTCGGTTGCCGAGGCCTACGACATCGTGCCGCAAGGAGAGAACTTCGTCACCGCGGGTTACGGGTCGAACGGCGGCGGCGACAACATCGACTGGCTCTCGCTCCGGATCACGGCGGCGGGTCAGCTCGACACGACGTACGGCCAGAATGGGTACGTTCGCGTCGACATGTTCGGCAACAACGACAACAGCCGCGCCCTCGTGGCGCTCGCCGACAACCGCTTGCTCCTCGTGGGCGGCGGCCGGCCCGCGACCGACAACATCGACGCGATGGTCGCCGTGCTGCAGGAGAATGGCGCGGTCGACGAGGCGTTTGCGCCGAAGGGCACGAAGCAATACGATCTCGGCGGCGCCGCCGACATGTTCTGGGGCGTCGCGCTCTCGCCCGATCAGAAGACCGCCGCGATCGTCGGGACGAAGGCCGTGGGCATGGGCCCCGGGGACGACGACGGCGTGCTCCTGATCCTGCCCGTCGGGAACTGA
- a CDS encoding HTTM domain-containing protein — protein MTERAGAVPSGRLARLASLLLREEDAAALAAFRFCFGLLGCVSAIRFLAYGWVDEFFVTPRFFLSYWGFDWLTPLSARGMHALFVALAVVSACVAVGFLYRAAIVLFFLGFTYVQLIDVTNYLNHYYLVSLIALLLSLMPLHRAYSVDAWLFPRLRSATLPAWCTHLLRFQVGAVYFFAGLAKVNSDWLLHAQPLNIWLSSRSYLPVVGPLLGERWVAYAMSWAGCLFDLTIVAFLLMPRTRVAAYAVVLFFHAVTKLLFPIGMFPAIMVVAALVFFSPSWPRNLVAFFRRRAPAPAAPALPRPADAPLPALFGARVVIAACYCAFHLLWPLRTHLYGGNVLWHEQGMRFSWRVMLREKNGSVTYLVTNPRTGRKQEVTPRKYLNGRQERDFSTQPDLILRLAHEIARDFEAREDVRPVVRAHAPVSLNGRPAELLIDPTVDLASMSDGLAKATWIRPVPETPPIHLESLAWHRP, from the coding sequence ATGACTGAACGCGCCGGAGCGGTCCCGTCGGGCCGCCTCGCGCGGCTCGCCTCCTTGCTCCTTCGGGAGGAGGACGCCGCGGCGCTCGCCGCCTTCCGATTCTGCTTCGGGCTCCTCGGGTGCGTCAGCGCGATCCGGTTCCTCGCTTATGGCTGGGTGGACGAGTTCTTCGTCACGCCCCGGTTTTTCCTGTCGTATTGGGGCTTCGACTGGCTCACGCCCCTCTCCGCCCGCGGGATGCACGCGCTCTTCGTGGCGCTCGCCGTCGTGAGCGCGTGTGTCGCGGTGGGATTCCTCTATCGCGCCGCGATCGTCCTCTTTTTCCTCGGCTTCACTTACGTCCAGCTCATCGACGTCACGAACTACCTCAACCATTACTACCTCGTCAGCCTGATCGCGCTCCTCCTCTCGCTCATGCCCCTCCACCGCGCGTATTCGGTGGACGCGTGGCTCTTCCCGAGGCTCCGGAGCGCGACCTTGCCCGCGTGGTGCACCCATCTGCTCCGCTTCCAGGTCGGCGCCGTGTATTTCTTCGCGGGCCTCGCGAAGGTGAACAGCGATTGGCTCCTCCACGCCCAGCCGCTCAACATCTGGCTCTCGTCGCGATCCTACCTGCCCGTCGTCGGCCCGCTGCTCGGCGAGCGCTGGGTCGCCTACGCCATGAGCTGGGCGGGGTGCCTCTTCGACCTCACGATCGTGGCCTTCCTCTTGATGCCGCGCACGCGCGTCGCCGCGTACGCCGTCGTCCTCTTCTTCCACGCGGTCACGAAGCTCCTCTTCCCGATCGGCATGTTCCCGGCGATCATGGTCGTCGCCGCGCTCGTCTTTTTCTCGCCGAGCTGGCCCCGGAACCTCGTCGCATTCTTCCGCCGGCGCGCCCCTGCGCCCGCCGCGCCTGCCCTGCCCCGGCCCGCCGACGCGCCCCTCCCCGCGCTCTTCGGCGCGCGCGTCGTGATCGCCGCGTGTTATTGCGCGTTCCACCTCCTCTGGCCCCTCCGGACGCACCTCTACGGGGGAAACGTCCTCTGGCACGAGCAGGGAATGCGTTTTTCCTGGCGCGTCATGCTCCGTGAAAAGAACGGGAGCGTCACGTATCTCGTGACGAACCCCCGGACGGGGCGCAAGCAGGAGGTCACCCCGCGCAAATACCTGAATGGCCGCCAGGAGCGCGATTTCTCCACGCAGCCCGACCTCATCCTGCGGCTCGCGCACGAGATCGCTCGCGATTTCGAGGCCCGCGAGGACGTGCGCCCGGTCGTGCGCGCGCACGCGCCCGTGTCGCTCAATGGCCGCCCGGCCGAGCTCCTCATCGATCCGACGGTCGATCTCGCCTCCATGTCCGACGGGCTCGCGAAGGCCACCTGGATCCGGCCCGTCCCCGAGACCCCTCCCATTCACCTCGAGTCCCTCGCATGGCATCGCCCTTGA
- a CDS encoding 3-hydroxyacyl-ACP dehydratase FabZ family protein, with product MSQTKTDALPLGAAVVLLLLPQRPPLLLVDRIEAYSRAPRPTLHAARAVSVNEPFFSAELPTPPVLPRALVLEGIVQAANLLQIFVAVQRDLEAIGRNPADLVTALRNADVGYRLEPGFAAGLGEDILAAITMAGHTRAGALGASQLRFLRHVFPGDVLSYEVRLIREGADVQHFEAEVEVRGQTVAQGMLSLSKVEGILR from the coding sequence ATGAGCCAGACGAAAACGGACGCACTCCCTCTCGGCGCGGCTGTCGTGCTGCTCCTCCTGCCGCAGCGCCCGCCGCTCCTCCTCGTGGATCGGATCGAAGCGTATTCGCGCGCACCGCGCCCGACCCTCCACGCGGCGCGCGCGGTGAGCGTGAACGAGCCGTTTTTCTCGGCAGAGCTGCCGACGCCGCCCGTCCTTCCGCGGGCGCTCGTGCTCGAAGGCATCGTGCAAGCGGCGAACCTCCTGCAGATCTTCGTGGCCGTGCAGCGCGATCTCGAGGCAATCGGTCGAAACCCGGCCGATCTCGTGACGGCGCTGCGCAACGCCGACGTGGGATACCGCCTCGAACCGGGCTTTGCGGCGGGCCTCGGCGAGGACATCCTGGCCGCGATCACGATGGCCGGTCACACGCGCGCGGGCGCGCTCGGCGCGAGCCAGCTCCGCTTCCTGCGCCACGTTTTCCCGGGGGACGTGCTCAGCTATGAGGTGCGGCTCATCCGCGAGGGCGCGGACGTGCAGCATTTCGAGGCAGAGGTCGAGGTGCGCGGGCAGACGGTGGCGCAGGGGATGCTCTCGTTATCGAAGGTGGAGGGGATCCTGCGCTGA
- a CDS encoding TonB-dependent receptor family protein, translating into MASPLIRRSALPALLVFSFSPAAALAQGAEPAPPPEESAAPASDAPPPAAEATSAEDPNAKPAEPPPPIEISVVGTRLQQTSGSAHVVSTKQLARFKYDDPHKVLLGVPGVYIREEDGFGLRPNIGIRGAVSDRSKKVTLMEDGVLLGPAPYSAPAAYYFPLIGRMDAVRVVKGPAAISYGPHTIGGAIDMTTAAIPSERRGMLDVSFGQYMFRKVHARQGLADDKYGVLLEAVHVANDGFKELDGGGDTGFARTDVMMKGRYTFDPVDSVINELELKVGYQNEGSNETYLGLSDADFRATPYRRYGASRLDRMDWNRTQFQLTHRVRFRPNLELTTIAYRHDMRRAWRKVNAFRGTSVADVLANPEDPRNALYYGVLTGAIAPSSAGETLMIGPNDRSFVSQGLQSTVSFRPKTGPISHRIEYGFRLHYDSIRRLHTQDGFLVEEDNLTPEGRATETTADNDAWTTALSMYATDAATWGPVTVTAGARLESIRSELENHLSGEYNLTIQQVVLPGAGVFLALPRDFGLLAGVHQGFSPIPPGQNDLVRPEKSWNYEAGVRWAPKRMRAEIIGFYSDYKNLTNLCTFSSGCVEENLDQQTDGGRARVLGFEAYAESEIKLRDDLALPGRLSWTYTDARFTNTFQSSDPIFGDVEEGDELPYVPRHQVAASIGVETPRWGVNVGCTYTSRMRELASQGEPAPGTATDDYFLLDASVNVRPLKWLTIYALGRNLLDNAYIASRRPYGARPGAPRWLQAGARVDF; encoded by the coding sequence ATGGCATCGCCCTTGATTCGACGCTCGGCGCTCCCCGCGCTCCTCGTGTTCTCATTTTCGCCCGCGGCGGCGCTCGCCCAGGGCGCCGAGCCTGCCCCGCCGCCGGAGGAATCCGCCGCGCCCGCGAGCGACGCGCCGCCGCCCGCCGCGGAGGCGACGAGCGCCGAGGATCCGAACGCGAAACCCGCGGAGCCGCCGCCGCCCATTGAAATCTCGGTCGTCGGCACGCGGCTCCAGCAGACGAGCGGATCGGCGCACGTCGTGAGCACGAAGCAGCTCGCGCGCTTCAAGTACGACGACCCCCACAAGGTGCTGCTCGGCGTGCCCGGCGTCTACATTCGCGAGGAGGACGGCTTCGGCTTGCGCCCGAACATCGGCATTCGTGGCGCCGTCTCCGATCGCAGCAAGAAGGTCACGCTGATGGAGGACGGCGTCCTCCTCGGGCCGGCGCCCTACTCGGCGCCCGCCGCGTATTATTTCCCGCTCATCGGCCGCATGGATGCGGTGCGCGTGGTGAAGGGCCCCGCGGCGATCAGTTATGGCCCCCATACCATCGGCGGCGCCATCGATATGACCACGGCCGCCATCCCCTCCGAGCGCCGCGGCATGCTCGACGTCTCGTTCGGCCAGTACATGTTCCGCAAGGTGCACGCCCGGCAAGGGCTCGCCGACGACAAATACGGCGTCCTCCTCGAGGCCGTGCACGTCGCCAACGACGGGTTCAAGGAGCTCGACGGCGGCGGCGACACCGGGTTTGCCCGGACCGACGTCATGATGAAGGGACGATACACCTTCGACCCGGTCGACTCGGTGATCAACGAGCTCGAGCTCAAGGTGGGGTATCAGAACGAGGGCTCCAACGAGACGTACCTCGGCCTCAGCGACGCGGATTTCCGGGCGACGCCTTATCGTCGTTACGGAGCGAGCCGCCTCGACCGGATGGACTGGAACCGCACGCAGTTCCAGCTCACGCACCGCGTGCGTTTCCGCCCGAACCTGGAGCTCACGACCATCGCCTATCGCCACGACATGCGCAGGGCCTGGCGCAAGGTGAACGCGTTCCGCGGCACGTCCGTCGCCGACGTGCTGGCGAACCCCGAAGATCCGCGTAATGCCCTCTATTACGGCGTCCTCACCGGGGCCATCGCCCCGAGCTCGGCCGGCGAGACGCTCATGATCGGCCCGAACGACCGGTCCTTCGTCTCGCAGGGCCTCCAGTCGACGGTCTCGTTCCGCCCGAAAACGGGCCCGATCTCGCACCGGATCGAGTATGGCTTCCGGCTCCATTACGACTCGATCCGCCGCCTGCACACCCAGGACGGCTTCCTGGTCGAGGAAGACAACCTCACGCCGGAGGGCCGCGCCACGGAGACGACGGCCGACAACGACGCGTGGACCACGGCGCTCTCGATGTATGCGACCGACGCCGCGACGTGGGGCCCGGTCACGGTCACGGCGGGCGCGCGCCTCGAGTCGATCCGCAGCGAGCTCGAGAACCACCTCTCGGGCGAGTACAACCTCACGATCCAGCAGGTCGTCCTCCCGGGCGCGGGCGTCTTCCTCGCATTGCCGCGCGACTTCGGCCTGCTCGCCGGCGTGCACCAGGGCTTCTCCCCCATCCCGCCGGGGCAAAACGACCTCGTGCGCCCCGAGAAGAGCTGGAACTACGAGGCCGGCGTGCGCTGGGCACCGAAGCGAATGCGGGCCGAGATCATCGGCTTCTACAGCGATTACAAGAACCTCACGAATCTGTGCACGTTCTCCTCGGGTTGCGTGGAGGAGAACCTCGACCAGCAGACGGACGGCGGCAGGGCGCGCGTGCTCGGCTTCGAGGCGTACGCCGAGAGCGAGATCAAGCTACGGGACGACCTCGCGCTCCCCGGGCGATTGAGCTGGACGTACACGGACGCGCGCTTCACGAACACGTTTCAATCGTCCGATCCGATCTTCGGCGACGTGGAGGAGGGCGACGAGCTGCCGTACGTCCCGCGACATCAGGTCGCGGCGTCGATCGGCGTCGAGACGCCGCGGTGGGGCGTGAACGTGGGCTGCACGTACACGAGCCGCATGCGCGAGCTCGCCTCGCAAGGCGAACCCGCGCCCGGGACGGCGACGGACGACTATTTCCTCCTCGACGCCTCCGTGAACGTCCGTCCGCTGAAATGGCTGACGATCTACGCGCTCGGGCGAAACCTGCTCGATAACGCCTACATCGCCTCGCGCCGTCCTTATGGCGCCCGCCCCGGCGCTCCGCGCTGGCTGCAGGCGGGCGCGCGCGTCGACTTCTGA
- a CDS encoding DNA-methyltransferase — MSSHSSALPPSRRGAYLVGDNLDVLRDRVPDGSIDLVYLDPPFQSGRTYHLHTGVTADEPGAVAFDDTWAWGEAAAGSLAALVARGEPVGRALAGLSGFLGPCDTMAYLAMMAPRLVEIRRVLRRTGSVFLHCDPTASHYLKILMDAVFGPDCFRNEIVWRYRRWPARARRFQRMHDVLLFYTREPGNEHTFHALYGYEELAASTKKTFGTKKQRADFSAGHRRPGISDEETKGPPLSDVWEIGVIAAKGKERLGYPTQKPEALLERVILSASNEGDVVLDPFCGSGTTLSVAARLGRRFLGIDRSPESKRVVEERMGRAFGGTIDWEIVDCAESRPKPLARADAGRAGAERSRVA; from the coding sequence ATGTCGAGCCATTCTTCAGCCCTCCCGCCCTCGCGCCGCGGCGCCTATCTCGTCGGCGACAACCTCGACGTGTTGCGGGACCGTGTCCCGGACGGCTCGATCGATCTGGTCTACCTCGATCCCCCGTTTCAGAGCGGAAGGACGTACCACCTCCACACGGGCGTCACGGCGGACGAACCCGGCGCGGTCGCGTTCGACGACACCTGGGCCTGGGGCGAGGCCGCTGCCGGCTCGCTCGCGGCCCTGGTCGCGCGGGGCGAGCCCGTCGGGCGCGCGCTCGCGGGCCTCTCCGGCTTCCTCGGCCCCTGCGACACGATGGCCTACCTCGCCATGATGGCGCCGCGCCTCGTCGAGATCCGGCGCGTCCTCCGCCGCACGGGCAGCGTCTTTTTGCATTGCGACCCCACGGCGAGCCATTACCTCAAGATCCTGATGGACGCGGTCTTCGGGCCGGACTGCTTCCGCAACGAGATCGTCTGGCGTTACCGCCGCTGGCCCGCCCGCGCGCGGCGCTTCCAGCGCATGCACGACGTGCTCCTCTTCTACACCCGCGAGCCGGGAAACGAGCACACCTTCCACGCGCTCTACGGCTACGAGGAGCTCGCCGCGTCCACGAAAAAGACGTTTGGCACGAAAAAGCAGCGGGCGGACTTCTCCGCGGGACACCGGAGGCCGGGCATCTCGGACGAGGAGACGAAGGGACCGCCGCTCTCCGACGTCTGGGAGATCGGCGTGATCGCGGCGAAGGGCAAGGAGCGGCTCGGTTATCCGACGCAGAAGCCCGAGGCGCTGCTCGAGCGGGTCATCCTCTCCGCGAGCAACGAGGGTGACGTCGTGCTCGACCCCTTCTGCGGCTCGGGCACGACGCTCAGCGTGGCCGCGCGGCTCGGGCGCCGCTTCCTGGGGATCGATCGGAGCCCCGAGTCGAAGCGCGTCGTGGAGGAGCGGATGGGCCGCGCGTTTGGCGGGACGATCGACTGGGAGATCGTCGATTGCGCGGAGAGCCGGCCGAAGCCGCTCGCGCGCGCGGACGCGGGAAGGGCCGGGGCGGAGCGGAGCCGCGTGGCCTGA
- a CDS encoding arginyltransferase: MARLIQHIVEPPRACSYIPPERASLEHHILLDVDADELEALLERGFRRFGPDYFRPVCPSCTACVPTRILTSEFKPSRSQRRARNRGAELRVVVGPPRVDEDRLALYHAWHGDRERAREWTPGKLNSRDYFYQFAFPHPSAREVAYYDDEAGGRLVAIGICDETPRAWSAVYCFYDPAYAWRSPGVGNVLTVVDIARAQGKPYVYLGYRVAACPSLRYKSTFHPQEILPRLPEDGEPPRWVRVDDQG; this comes from the coding sequence ATGGCTCGCCTCATCCAGCACATCGTCGAACCGCCGCGCGCTTGCTCGTACATCCCGCCGGAGCGCGCATCGCTCGAACACCACATCCTGCTCGACGTCGACGCCGACGAGCTCGAGGCGCTGCTCGAGCGTGGCTTCCGCCGCTTCGGCCCCGATTACTTCCGACCCGTCTGCCCGTCCTGCACGGCGTGCGTGCCCACGCGTATCCTCACGAGCGAGTTCAAGCCGAGCCGCAGCCAGCGCCGCGCCCGCAACCGCGGCGCCGAGCTGCGCGTCGTCGTGGGGCCGCCGCGCGTGGACGAGGACAGGCTCGCGCTTTATCACGCCTGGCACGGCGATCGGGAGCGCGCGCGGGAATGGACGCCGGGCAAGCTGAACTCGCGCGACTATTTCTATCAATTCGCCTTCCCGCACCCGTCCGCGCGCGAGGTCGCGTATTACGACGACGAGGCGGGCGGGAGGCTCGTGGCGATCGGCATCTGCGACGAGACGCCGCGCGCCTGGAGCGCGGTGTATTGTTTTTACGATCCCGCGTATGCCTGGCGCTCGCCCGGCGTGGGCAACGTGCTCACGGTCGTGGACATCGCCCGCGCGCAGGGCAAACCGTACGTCTACCTCGGGTATCGCGTCGCGGCTTGCCCGTCCTTGCGTTACAAGTCGACCTTCCATCCGCAGGAGATCCTGCCCCGATTGCCCGAGGATGGAGAGCCGCCGCGCTGGGTCCGGGTGGACGATCAGGGATAG
- a CDS encoding cytochrome C oxidase subunit IV family protein, producing MIRAHVTTPKLVVSWVALLVLTFLSFGISRVGLGEAELVIALGISVVKTFVVLFIFMHLVEQRFANRLIVILTFLFIVLLVTLTVADPMTRKTFPMRPDPAARPYP from the coding sequence ATGATCCGCGCGCACGTCACCACACCCAAGCTCGTCGTCTCGTGGGTCGCCCTGCTCGTGCTCACGTTCCTGTCCTTCGGGATCTCGCGCGTGGGCCTCGGCGAAGCCGAGCTCGTCATCGCGCTCGGGATCTCGGTCGTGAAGACGTTCGTCGTGCTGTTCATCTTCATGCACCTCGTCGAGCAGCGCTTCGCGAACAGGCTCATCGTCATTCTGACGTTCCTGTTCATCGTCCTGCTCGTCACGCTCACGGTGGCCGATCCCATGACGCGCAAGACGTTCCCGATGCGGCCCGATCCCGCCGCGCGCCCCTATCCCTGA
- a CDS encoding cytochrome c oxidase subunit 3 family protein produces MSAQRLAEQFETLEKQDHAARLGMWMFLGSETLLFGALFAAYAYYRGIYPEEFVQALHHNSVALGTTNTVVLITSSFTVALAVHFVREGKSRLAAGLLAVSTLFGAVFLVVKGIEYTHHIHENALPAGAYSFLDQPPGGVVMGYTLYWFMTGLHGLHVIAGMIMLAAVGVLCWKGRYGAHRNVAVENVGLYWHLVDVVWIFLWPLFYLTD; encoded by the coding sequence ATGAGCGCGCAAAGGCTCGCTGAGCAATTCGAGACCCTCGAGAAGCAGGACCACGCCGCGCGGCTCGGGATGTGGATGTTCCTGGGCAGCGAGACGCTGCTCTTCGGGGCCCTCTTCGCGGCGTACGCGTATTACCGCGGGATCTACCCGGAGGAGTTTGTCCAGGCGCTCCACCACAACAGCGTGGCGCTCGGGACGACGAACACGGTCGTGCTCATCACCTCGAGCTTCACGGTGGCCCTCGCGGTCCATTTCGTCCGCGAAGGCAAATCCCGCCTCGCCGCCGGGCTGCTCGCCGTGTCGACCCTGTTCGGCGCCGTCTTCCTCGTGGTCAAGGGGATCGAGTACACCCATCACATCCACGAGAACGCGCTCCCCGCCGGGGCATATTCGTTCCTCGATCAGCCGCCGGGCGGCGTGGTCATGGGTTACACGCTCTACTGGTTCATGACCGGCTTGCACGGCCTGCACGTGATCGCCGGCATGATCATGCTCGCCGCGGTGGGCGTGCTCTGCTGGAAGGGCAGATACGGCGCCCATCGCAACGTCGCCGTCGAGAATGTCGGCCTTTACTGGCACCTCGTCGACGTCGTCTGGATTTTCCTCTGGCCCCTCTTTTACCTCACGGATTGA